The Thalassotalea nanhaiensis genome has a window encoding:
- a CDS encoding glutathione peroxidase, protein MLDIKTGQSIPSVTFPTRVNNEWKNITTEELFKGKTVVVFSLPGAFTPTCSSTHLPRYNELANTFKENGVDDIVCLSVNDTFVMNAWAADQESDNVTLIPDGNGEFTDGMGMLVDKADLGFGKRSWRYSMLVKDGVVEKMFIEENVPGDPFEVSDADTMLDYINPNAKKPQAVSIFTKPGCQFCLNAKQLLTDHGYAFEEIELGKDASLTSLKAITGNDTVPQVFIDNNHIGSSEDLASFLAK, encoded by the coding sequence ATGTTAGATATTAAAACAGGCCAATCAATCCCAAGCGTAACATTTCCAACTCGCGTTAATAACGAATGGAAAAACATAACAACAGAAGAATTATTTAAAGGTAAAACCGTTGTAGTATTTTCATTACCAGGCGCATTTACTCCTACGTGTTCGTCTACTCACTTACCTCGTTACAATGAACTAGCAAACACGTTCAAAGAAAACGGCGTTGATGACATTGTATGTTTATCAGTAAACGATACGTTTGTAATGAATGCATGGGCTGCGGACCAGGAAAGTGACAACGTAACATTAATTCCTGATGGTAATGGTGAGTTTACTGACGGCATGGGCATGTTAGTTGATAAAGCCGACTTAGGCTTTGGCAAACGTAGCTGGAGATACTCTATGTTAGTTAAAGATGGTGTGGTTGAAAAAATGTTTATCGAAGAAAATGTTCCTGGCGACCCGTTTGAAGTGTCAGATGCCGATACTATGCTTGATTACATCAACCCAAATGCTAAAAAACCACAAGCGGTAAGTATTTTTACAAAGCCAGGTTGTCAATTTTGTTTAAATGCAAAACAGTTATTAACTGACCATGGTTACGCCTTTGAAGAAATTGAATTAGGAAAAGACGCAAGTTTAACCTCATTAAAAGCAATTACCGGCAATGACACAGTACCACAGGTATTTATTGACAATAATCACATAGGTAGCAGCGAAGACCTTGCTAGTTTTTTAGCAAAATAA
- a CDS encoding NADP-dependent oxidoreductase, whose translation MQHQQAWIINEYAKGELTGNELSLVEVPLADLNDGEVLIKTLLLSLDPSNRLWLSEKKDYLPQLQIGDVMRGLVVGRVEESKDDNFKVGDHVFAMLGWQQYAVVPAAQLTAQNGAIKFNPNPQIPLEAYVSALGLTGWTAYVGMHQIGNIAPNSKVLVSGAAGATGLAACQIAKATGCYTVGIAGGEQKCELLCSQFNMDGAIDYRNEQDISAAMKAQFPNGIDVFFDNVGGEMLDAALENMAMNGVVVVSGSISQYQTLEEKEKVYGLKNSFMLATKRLRMEGFLILDYLEQMDTILPTMEQWLLEGKLQYRNTTVDGLENAQAALPRLFSGRNTGKLVINVAD comes from the coding sequence ATGCAACATCAACAAGCGTGGATCATTAATGAGTACGCAAAGGGCGAGTTAACGGGCAATGAATTATCACTTGTTGAAGTCCCACTTGCAGATTTAAATGACGGCGAGGTATTAATTAAAACATTACTGTTGAGTTTAGATCCCTCTAACCGTTTATGGTTAAGCGAAAAGAAAGACTATTTACCGCAACTACAAATTGGCGACGTAATGCGTGGTTTAGTTGTTGGTAGAGTAGAAGAATCTAAAGATGATAATTTTAAGGTTGGTGATCATGTTTTTGCCATGCTGGGTTGGCAACAATATGCGGTAGTACCAGCAGCGCAATTAACTGCGCAAAATGGCGCAATTAAGTTTAATCCGAATCCGCAAATTCCCCTTGAAGCTTATGTGTCAGCATTGGGTCTAACCGGTTGGACTGCCTATGTTGGTATGCATCAAATAGGCAACATAGCGCCTAACAGTAAGGTACTGGTTTCAGGTGCTGCTGGTGCAACTGGGCTAGCAGCATGTCAAATTGCTAAAGCTACAGGTTGTTATACCGTAGGTATTGCCGGTGGAGAGCAAAAGTGTGAACTACTCTGTTCACAATTTAACATGGATGGTGCTATTGATTACCGCAATGAGCAGGATATATCGGCAGCCATGAAAGCACAGTTTCCAAATGGTATTGATGTGTTTTTTGATAACGTTGGCGGTGAAATGCTTGATGCTGCCCTTGAAAATATGGCAATGAACGGCGTTGTTGTGGTGTCGGGCAGTATTTCTCAGTACCAAACCTTGGAAGAAAAAGAGAAAGTCTACGGTTTAAAAAATAGCTTTATGCTGGCGACCAAACGCTTACGCATGGAGGGATTTTTAATACTCGATTATTTAGAGCAAATGGACACAATATTACCAACCATGGAGCAATGGCTGCTTGAAGGTAAATTGCAGTACCGCAATACTACTGTCGATGGTTTGGAAAATGCGCAAGCGGCATTGCCTCGATTATTTTCTGGCAGAAATACTGGAAAACTAGTGATTAATGTTGCGGATTAA
- a CDS encoding GFA family protein: MSETKTYKGSCLCGQVQYQISEPLKMFQYCHCSRCRKITGSGFAPNIFVPLQQFSWLSGKDLLGRYTVPEAKYFATSFCTNCGSTMPWLTQTEQIYVLPVGTLDDEIELKPSQNIFCAETPKWHTSFDQLPKFNQGPK, from the coding sequence ATGAGTGAAACTAAAACCTATAAGGGTAGTTGTTTATGCGGGCAAGTTCAGTATCAAATTAGCGAACCACTAAAAATGTTTCAATACTGTCATTGTTCCCGTTGTCGTAAAATCACCGGCAGTGGCTTTGCGCCAAACATTTTCGTACCTTTACAGCAATTTAGTTGGCTCAGTGGTAAAGACTTACTTGGTCGCTATACCGTACCGGAAGCAAAGTACTTTGCCACCAGCTTTTGTACAAATTGTGGTTCCACCATGCCCTGGTTAACCCAAACAGAGCAAATTTATGTACTACCGGTTGGTACTTTAGATGACGAAATTGAGTTAAAGCCCAGCCAAAATATTTTTTGCGCCGAAACACCTAAATGGCATACCAGCTTTGATCAACTACCTAAGTTTAATCAAGGCCCGAAATAA
- a CDS encoding M61 family metallopeptidase, translating to MTTIAYRISASNPNAHQFTVTIDIPSHEHSQLTLSLPSWLPGSYMIRDFAKNIITFNASMAQQPIEFCKTDKQTWVLTTNGAAVRVEYDIYAFDLSVRTAFLDNQRGFFNGSSTFLEVQELAEHPCSLQIIKPEGLNNWKVATGLPRANGTEIYQFGDYIADNYQHLIDCPVELGDFDVIEFDVANVPHYLVFAGRHFGDRERLKNDIAKLCQHHIDLFGEAPFSEYWFITNLLGNGFGGLEHKNSTVLVASRFDLPNPNKPEELSDNYKTFLSLCSHEYFHAWNVCRIKPEEFVPYDLSKEVHTNQLWAYEGITSYFDDFSLFRAGIIPFKDYLTILSKTMTRVYRGQGELKQSVSDSSFDTWTKFYKQGPDAVNNIVSYYTKGSLIALWLDLTIREHSKGKFSLDNLMKTLWLEHGKTGIGTNEKHFINIANQLCDSDISEQFTQLLHRANRVPLEQLLAQVGVTFERAPYKKLNSFDGENKSSYKPYLGAFYKQTPAGLKVTVVEQSSPAEQAGLSVDDVIIAVDNLKVSDKSLQSLLDHTPENQQLDCHVFRDDKLLKLPLTVIDTPKLAVQLTVENEQLVKNWQRII from the coding sequence ATGACTACAATCGCTTACCGCATTAGTGCCAGTAACCCTAATGCTCACCAATTTACAGTAACCATTGATATACCTTCACATGAGCATTCACAGCTGACATTATCCTTACCATCATGGCTGCCGGGTTCTTATATGATCCGCGATTTTGCTAAAAACATTATTACGTTTAATGCCTCAATGGCACAACAACCAATTGAGTTTTGCAAAACTGACAAACAAACTTGGGTGTTAACAACGAACGGTGCTGCAGTTAGGGTTGAGTACGATATTTATGCATTTGATTTATCAGTTCGCACCGCTTTTTTAGATAATCAGCGTGGTTTTTTTAATGGCAGTTCAACGTTCTTAGAAGTACAAGAATTAGCTGAGCATCCTTGTAGCTTACAGATAATTAAACCTGAAGGGCTAAATAATTGGAAAGTTGCTACCGGATTGCCTAGAGCAAATGGCACCGAAATATATCAATTTGGCGATTATATTGCCGATAACTATCAACATTTAATCGATTGCCCAGTAGAGTTAGGTGATTTTGATGTGATCGAATTTGATGTCGCTAATGTGCCACATTATTTAGTATTTGCCGGCCGCCATTTTGGTGATCGGGAAAGGTTAAAAAATGATATTGCTAAGCTTTGCCAACACCACATTGATTTATTTGGCGAAGCACCGTTTAGTGAATACTGGTTTATCACCAATTTACTTGGTAATGGCTTTGGCGGTTTAGAGCATAAAAACTCAACCGTATTAGTCGCAAGTCGGTTCGACCTACCTAACCCAAATAAACCTGAAGAACTCAGCGATAACTATAAAACGTTTTTATCTCTGTGCTCACATGAATATTTTCATGCCTGGAATGTTTGCCGGATAAAACCAGAAGAGTTTGTCCCTTACGACTTAAGCAAAGAAGTGCATACCAATCAGTTGTGGGCTTATGAAGGGATCACATCTTACTTTGATGACTTTTCATTATTTAGAGCGGGTATTATTCCATTTAAAGACTACTTAACCATTCTGTCTAAAACCATGACTCGTGTTTACCGAGGGCAGGGTGAATTGAAACAGTCGGTAAGCGATTCCAGTTTTGATACCTGGACCAAGTTTTATAAACAAGGCCCTGATGCAGTTAACAATATTGTAAGTTATTACACCAAAGGATCGTTAATCGCTCTGTGGCTGGACTTAACCATAAGAGAACACAGCAAAGGCAAATTTAGCCTGGACAACTTGATGAAAACACTATGGTTAGAGCATGGAAAAACGGGAATAGGTACAAACGAGAAGCACTTTATCAACATCGCCAACCAGTTATGTGACAGTGATATCAGTGAGCAATTTACCCAACTACTACACCGCGCAAATAGAGTCCCACTTGAGCAGCTATTAGCACAAGTAGGCGTCACGTTTGAGCGTGCTCCTTATAAAAAACTAAACAGCTTTGACGGTGAAAATAAATCATCATACAAACCTTACTTAGGCGCATTTTATAAACAGACGCCTGCGGGGCTAAAAGTGACGGTAGTAGAACAAAGCTCTCCTGCTGAGCAGGCGGGATTAAGTGTAGATGATGTAATTATTGCCGTTGATAATTTAAAGGTTAGCGACAAATCGTTGCAATCGTTACTGGATCATACTCCTGAAAATCAACAACTAGATTGCCACGTATTCAGAGATGACAAACTACTGAAATTGCCGTTAACGGTTATTGATACGCCAAAACTTGCGGTGCAGCTTACTGTTGAAAATGAGCAATTAGTTAAAAACTGGCAAAGAATTATCTAG
- a CDS encoding VF530 family protein has protein sequence MDNQPYNPLHGVTLQKIVTDLEQHFGFSELGKLIKIKCFTTDPSIKSSLKFLRKTPWAREKVEQLYIKNKHKLG, from the coding sequence ATGGATAATCAACCTTATAACCCTTTGCACGGTGTTACTTTGCAAAAAATCGTTACCGATCTTGAGCAGCACTTTGGTTTTAGTGAGCTAGGCAAGCTAATCAAAATAAAATGTTTCACTACCGATCCCAGCATAAAATCGAGTTTGAAGTTTTTGCGCAAAACGCCTTGGGCACGTGAGAAGGTTGAGCAACTTTACATTAAGAACAAACATAAATTGGGATAA